One genomic window of Dreissena polymorpha isolate Duluth1 unplaced genomic scaffold, UMN_Dpol_1.0 chrUn100, whole genome shotgun sequence includes the following:
- the LOC127864076 gene encoding RYamide receptor-like, translating into MRLGSGNHRNYSAYLRPSVFQEAEIELTLLDRRPYSPHLLDNTHEIASKMPDLFADNASLDYVMARNSSVADFNRTWNISENSTIEPYVQQPLTAQHYVFVLMYTVTTLLAIFGNSMAMVIFCKGKRSKTELRPFLINLALADLIMAVFCIPFTFTYHLLDSNWVFSEPMCPIVMFLQVVSVTVSVSTNMAIGIDRFCAIVFPLNASRNNPRRYRIIIVLLWLISLAFGSVQLIVGRTEYSNYEKHLKCGEHWSDDSLSRFYTILVLFLTYIVPVVILTVTYSIVGYILWKRNLPGNADAQRDRSQLKAKVKVG; encoded by the coding sequence ATGCGGCTAGGCAGTGGAAACCACCGAAACTATTCGGCTTATTTACGGCCCTCTGTATTCCAAGAGGCGGAAATAGAGCTAACATTGTTAGATCGACGTCCTTACAGTCCACATTTATTGGATAATACGCATGAGATCGCGAGCAAGATGCCGGATTTATTCGCGGATAATGCAAGCTTGGATTATGTGATGGCGCGGAATTCAAGTGTCGCAGATTTTAATCGTACGTGGAATATTAGCGAAAATTCAACGATTGAGCCTTACGTCCAGCAGCCTTTAACGGCTCAGCATTACGTATTTGTTTTGATGTATACGGTGACAACATTGTTAGCGATATTTGGAAATTCTATGGCAATGGTAATTTTCTGTAAAGGCAAACGATCGAAAACGGAATTAAGACCATTCTTGATAAATTTGGCGCTTGCTGATTTAATAATGGCTGTGTTTTGTATACCTTTTACGTTTACATATCACTTGCTGGATTCAAACTGGGTATTTTCAGAGCCAATGTGTCCCATTGTCATGTTCTTGCAAGTGGTTTCAGTTACGGTCAGTGTGTCAACGAACATGGCAATCGGGATTGACAGGTTTTGTGCTATAGTATTTCCATTAAATGCCTCCAGAAACAATCCTCGTCGATATAGGATCATAATTGTACTTCTTTGGTTAATTTCACTTGCCTTTGGCAGCGTACAATTAATAGTCGGGCGTACGGAATATAGCAATTATGAAAAGCATTTAAAGTGTGGCGAACATTGGTCAGATGATAGCTTGTCCCGCTTTTATACTATTTTAGTATTATTTTTGACATACATAGTTCCTGTAGTGATTTTAACTGTGACTTATAGCATCGTTGGATACATTCTTTGGAAACGAAACCTACCGGGAAACGCTGATGCACAAAGGGATAGATCGCAGCTGAAGGCTAAAGTTAAGGTGGGTTag